A portion of the Nomia melanderi isolate GNS246 chromosome 2, iyNomMela1, whole genome shotgun sequence genome contains these proteins:
- the Rnf146 gene encoding ring finger protein 146 isoform X1: MAQAKLNSQDIADNTLKDKEKENDEKEGTCSTVIPECAVCLQPCIYPARLPCNHVYCYLCVKGVANQSKRCPMCRQEIPPDFLDRPQLVEIEEAHKELDHTEEEYQWFYEGRNGWWQYDQRTSHELETAYKQGKRNCELLIAGFLYIADFGSMLQLRRNDPSRRRKIKRDLYNVPKKGVAGLRLNNQDEEIIREIRGAERPASPASDNMGTGDGTNTPIPPSNTPQTPAGGTASGDATPLNDRMEQRSESLHRVLEQMRSLVLGEHLSSSTDNELEEAEESESLSTHPTL; the protein is encoded by the exons atggcTCAAGCGAAACTTAACTCGCAAGACATAGCAGATAACACGCTCAaggataaagaaaaagaaaatgacgaAAAGGAAGGTACAT GTTCAACAGTTATACCAGAATGTGCAGTCTGCCTTCAACCATGCATTTATCCAGCAAGATTACCTTGTAATCATGTGTATTGTTATCTATGTGTCAAAGGTGTTGCAAATCAAAGCAAAAGATGCCCTATGTGTCGTCAAGAAATTCCTCCTGACTTCCTTGACAGACCACAATTAGTAGAAATAGAGGAAGCGCATAAGGAATTAGATCATACCGAAGAAGAATATCAGTGGTTTTATGAAGGCAGGAACG GTTGGTGGCAATATGATCAACGTACAAGCCATGAATTAGAAACTGCGTATAAACAAGGCAAACGGAATTGTGAACTATTAATTGCAGGATTTCTTTATATCGCTGATTTTGGGTCCATGCTTCAGTTGCGTAGGAATGATCCTTCTAGGCGAAGAAAAATTAAACGTGATTTGTATAATGTTCCGAAAAAGGGAGTTGCAGGTTTAAGATTAAATAATCAGGatgaagaaattattagagaaataagAGGTGCAGAGAGACCTGCAAGTCCTGCAAGTGATAATATGg GTACTGGGGATGGTACAAATACTCCCATACCACCTAGTAATACACCGCAAACACCAGCAGGTGGTACTGCAAGTGGTGATGCTACACCTTTAAACGATAGAATGGAGCAGAGGTCAGAATCTTTACATCGGGTATTAGAACAAATGCGTTCCTTAGTTCTAGGAGAACATTTATCTTCAAGTACAGATAACGAATTAGAAGAAGCTGAAGAAAGTGAATCACTTTCTACTCATCCTACATTATAA
- the Rnf146 gene encoding ring finger protein 146 isoform X2, with the protein MAQAKLNSQDIADNTLKDKEKENDEKEGSTVIPECAVCLQPCIYPARLPCNHVYCYLCVKGVANQSKRCPMCRQEIPPDFLDRPQLVEIEEAHKELDHTEEEYQWFYEGRNGWWQYDQRTSHELETAYKQGKRNCELLIAGFLYIADFGSMLQLRRNDPSRRRKIKRDLYNVPKKGVAGLRLNNQDEEIIREIRGAERPASPASDNMGTGDGTNTPIPPSNTPQTPAGGTASGDATPLNDRMEQRSESLHRVLEQMRSLVLGEHLSSSTDNELEEAEESESLSTHPTL; encoded by the exons atggcTCAAGCGAAACTTAACTCGCAAGACATAGCAGATAACACGCTCAaggataaagaaaaagaaaatgacgaAAAGGAAG GTTCAACAGTTATACCAGAATGTGCAGTCTGCCTTCAACCATGCATTTATCCAGCAAGATTACCTTGTAATCATGTGTATTGTTATCTATGTGTCAAAGGTGTTGCAAATCAAAGCAAAAGATGCCCTATGTGTCGTCAAGAAATTCCTCCTGACTTCCTTGACAGACCACAATTAGTAGAAATAGAGGAAGCGCATAAGGAATTAGATCATACCGAAGAAGAATATCAGTGGTTTTATGAAGGCAGGAACG GTTGGTGGCAATATGATCAACGTACAAGCCATGAATTAGAAACTGCGTATAAACAAGGCAAACGGAATTGTGAACTATTAATTGCAGGATTTCTTTATATCGCTGATTTTGGGTCCATGCTTCAGTTGCGTAGGAATGATCCTTCTAGGCGAAGAAAAATTAAACGTGATTTGTATAATGTTCCGAAAAAGGGAGTTGCAGGTTTAAGATTAAATAATCAGGatgaagaaattattagagaaataagAGGTGCAGAGAGACCTGCAAGTCCTGCAAGTGATAATATGg GTACTGGGGATGGTACAAATACTCCCATACCACCTAGTAATACACCGCAAACACCAGCAGGTGGTACTGCAAGTGGTGATGCTACACCTTTAAACGATAGAATGGAGCAGAGGTCAGAATCTTTACATCGGGTATTAGAACAAATGCGTTCCTTAGTTCTAGGAGAACATTTATCTTCAAGTACAGATAACGAATTAGAAGAAGCTGAAGAAAGTGAATCACTTTCTACTCATCCTACATTATAA